From a region of the Prevotella melaninogenica genome:
- a CDS encoding glycosyltransferase family 2 protein, with amino-acid sequence MLSILLPVYNCHCEALVTELQRQCVESGTEFEIIVADDGSSVASYIEHNLRIERLEGVRYITRKQNVGRSAIRNFLISQAQGEWLLFIDGDLTLDNSHFIRRYLQAKSNVVVGGIRIGGDLNRWKNNLRYRYEKAYEQKNTPQDRQCHATKHFRTTNFLAHKDIMMEHSFDENFVQYGYEDVLLGKSLAMDHIAITHIDNPITLDFFESNSEFLNKTEQSLRTLYTFRNQLKGYSQLLETAEKIKKLHLQKLVDATYFLVGQRIKKHLQGNNPSIFLFNVYKLMYYIHHEKNTL; translated from the coding sequence ATGTTGTCTATTCTTCTCCCTGTTTATAACTGCCATTGTGAAGCTTTGGTGACAGAGTTACAGCGCCAGTGCGTGGAAAGTGGTACTGAATTTGAGATTATTGTAGCTGATGATGGCTCTTCTGTGGCAAGCTATATAGAGCATAACTTACGTATAGAGAGGTTGGAAGGTGTCCGTTATATAACAAGAAAGCAGAACGTTGGGCGTTCAGCTATCCGTAATTTCCTTATTTCGCAAGCACAAGGAGAGTGGCTTCTCTTCATAGATGGAGATCTAACATTAGACAATTCACACTTTATTCGTCGTTATCTGCAGGCTAAAAGCAATGTTGTTGTAGGTGGGATAAGGATAGGAGGAGACCTAAACAGGTGGAAAAACAACCTCAGATACCGCTATGAGAAGGCGTATGAACAGAAGAATACACCGCAAGATAGGCAGTGTCATGCTACAAAACACTTTCGTACGACAAACTTCTTAGCACATAAAGACATCATGATGGAACATTCTTTTGATGAGAATTTCGTCCAATACGGCTATGAAGATGTACTCCTCGGTAAGTCACTTGCCATGGATCATATAGCAATCACGCATATCGATAACCCCATAACACTGGATTTTTTTGAATCAAACAGTGAGTTCTTGAATAAAACAGAACAGTCTCTTCGCACACTATATACCTTCCGTAACCAACTGAAAGGTTATTCCCAACTGCTTGAAACTGCTGAGAAAATAAAGAAACTACACCTACAAAAGCTGGTTGATGCAACTTATTTCCTTGTAGGACAACGCATAAAGAAACATCTTCAAGGCAATAATCCCAGTATTTTCTTGTTTAATGTATACAAACTGATGTATTATATTCATCACGAAAAGAATACTCTATGA